The region GGGCGGGGCCTTGGCCATCGTCCGCCTCTTTGCCGCCCACGGCCTGGCCGGAATCCGGGGCTGGCGGGTCTTTGCCCGCGGCCTCAAGCTACCCTACGGTTTGGCCATCTGTGCCGGGGCGCTCTGGCTGGCAGTCCTCAAGGGGGCTTACTAAATGTCCATCGTCCGCAAGCTGCGCCGCTCCGAGCGAGGCTCGGTGGCGGTGGAATTCGCTCTTTTTCTGCCGGTGTTCCTGCTGCTTATCTTCGCGGTGGTGGAGCTGGGCTCGGCTTGGTACGCCAAGCAGATCATGGTCAATGCCTCCCGCGACGGAGCGCGCATGGCCAGCCTGCTCAACCCCGGAGACATCACCAACACCGACGTGGAAACCCACGTGCAAACCCTGCTGACCACCTCCGGTTTCCCGGGCGCGGCATCGGTGACCGCCACCGGCGCCGACGGCGGCGCGGGGGACCTGGTCACGGTGCAGGTCGACAGCACCTATCAGCTCCCGGTGCTGGGGGCTCTGGCTCCCGGCTCCCTGAGCTCAGTCAATTTGAGCGCCACCACGGTGATGCGCCACGAATGAGGTGAACCATGAACCGTAAGGCACCCCTGATATTCCTGGCACTGGCATTGATGCTGGCCGGGGCGGCCGCCTGGGGGGCCCACAAGTGGATCAACGCCCAGGCCCGGGCCGGCGACGGAGCCAAGAAGCTCCAGCTGGCCCCGGTCATCGTGGCCGCGCGGGTTCTGCCCGCCGGCCAGAGCCTGGCTTCCGGCGACCTGACCATCATCAACTGGCCGGTGGGCGCCCTTCCCAAGGGCCGCTTCACCAGCGCCAAGGCGGTGGTGGGCCGGGTCACCAAGGGCCCCATGGTCAAGGGAGAGCCCATCCTGGCCGCCAAGCTGGCCCCCAAGGGCGCGGCCGGCGGCCTCTCGGCGGTGGTGCCCCCAGGATACCGGGCCATGACCGTGCGGGTGGATGAAGTCATCGGAGTGGGCGGTTTCGTGCAACCCGGCGACCGGGTCGACGTGCTGGTCACCCTGAGCGGCGGCAGGTTCAACAACGACCCCATCGCGCGCACCACCCTGGAGGACATCAACGTGCTCACCGTGGGTGAGAAGGTCCAGCGCGACAGCAAGCTACGGGGCCGCACCAACAAGGTGAAGGTGGTTACCTTGCAGTTGAAGCCCGAGCAGGCCGAGCGCCTGGCCTTGTCCTCCAACCAGGGCAAGGTGGTCTTGGCGCTCAGGAACCAGACCGACCACGACCCCAACCCCGGCAACGGGGTCACTCTGTCGCGCCTGGTGCCCCTGGCCGGAGCCAAGGCCCCCGCGGCCAAGGACGGCAAGGAGCAGCCCCAGGGAACCGTTATCGAAGTGCTAAAGGGAATAAAGCTGAGCCGTCAGATACTTTAAGGGAGATACGCCGTGCCTGCCCCGGTCCGCGCTATAAATCTTTTCCTGGCCATGCTTTTGGCTCTGGGCCTGGCCGCTTCGTCCGCCCCGGCGGCCGAAGTGCGCCGCGAGGTCATCCGCCTGGGCCACTCCCGCCTGCTCAAGCTGCCCATACCCGCCGGCCGGGTCAGCGTGGGCCGCTCCGAGGTGGCCGACGTGGTCATGGTCACCCCCCGCCAGCTCTACCTCAACGCCCGCCAGGTGGGCAGCACCAACGTGAGCCTCTGGGACCAGAAGGACCGGCTCATGGAGGTGTTCGAGGTGCAGGTGATCCGCGACCTCACCACCCTCAAGGAGCAGCTCTACAAGGTGCTGCCCGGCGAGCCGGTGGAGGTGCGGGGCCTGGGCGCCTCGGTGGTGCTCTCGGGCCAGGTGTCCAGCGACGAGGCCAAGAAGCGGGCCGAGGCCCTGGCCGAGGCCTATGCCCCCAAGAAGACCGCCAGCCTCATCGAGATCGGGGGCAACCAGCAGGTGCAGATTCTGGTGCGCTTCGCCGAGGTCAGCCGCAAGGTGACCAAGCGCATGAACATCAACCTGTCCATCGTCAACCCCCTGACCGGCGACTTTTTGTTCACCATGATGGGCGCGCTGATCAAGCCCAGCAGCACCAGCGGCAGCTCCCTGACCCTTTCGGACCGGGTGAACGCCATGGGCGGCTTCCACACCGGCCAGACCAAGATCTCGGGCTTTTTGGACATCCTCAAGGAAAACGGCCTGGCCAAGATCCTGGCCGAGCCCAACCTGGTGGCCTCTAGCGGCCAGAAGGCCGAGTTCCTGGCCGGCGGCGAGTTCCCCATCCCGGTGCCCCAGCGCGAGAACATCACCATCACCTTCAAGAAGTACGGCGTGCAGCTCAACTTCGTGCCGGAGATACGCCCCGGCCGCCGCATCCGCATGACCGTGGCCCCGGAGGTGAGCGAGCTGGACTTCACCACCGCGGTGGTGGTGCAGGGCTACACTGTGCCCGGCCTGACCACCCGCCGGGCCAAGACCCAGCTGGAGATGGCCGACGGCCAGAGCTTCGCCATGGCCGGCCTGTTCCGCAACGACATCACCCAGTCGGTGGCCAAGTTCCCGGTGCTGGGCGACCTGCCCATCCTGGGGGCCCTGTTCCGCAGCACCGAGTTCCAGAAGAAGAAGACCGAGCTTCTGATCATAGTGACTCCGCGCATCGTGCAACCCGGGCAAGAGAGAGTGGGACCGGCCCCGGCCGCCCACTTCACCGAGCCTGATGATTTTTCCCTGTTCATGCTTGGCAAGATGGCCGTGCCTTCACCGGCGCGCGCCACGGGTCCGCCGGTCTCGCCCAAGGAACTGGAGGGGCATTTCGGACATGACCTGGCTTGGTAGGCTACATAGGCTCTGCAAGCAGGACCGGGCGGGCATCGCCGCCGTGGCGGCCATCATGCTCACCTCTATGGTGGCTCTCACCGGCGCGGCCGTGGACATCGGCATGATGGCCTCGGTGCGCTCCGAGCTCCAAAACGCGGCCGATGCCGCGGCCCTGGCCGGGGCCGCCAGCATCATCGGCAGCGCGGCGGACAATTCCGTGGTGGCCCAGCCGGAATTGGCCTTGGCCGAGGCCCAGGCCATGGCCTATCAAAACACCTCGCAGGGCATCAACCTGCAACTGGCCCTGGAGGACATCACCCTGGGCTTGTGGCAGGAGGACGCCCACGCCTTTGACCCCGACCACATCGGGGCCACCAGCGACCCCAACAACCTGAGCGCCTGCCGGGTCATCATCCGGCGCGACATCACCATCAACACCCCGGTGCCCACCATCTTCCTGGGCATCCTGGGCATCGACACGGTCAACGTGTCGGCCATGTCCACCGGCCACCTGGGCTGGGCGGGCACGGTCAACAGCGGCCAGGTGGACCTGCCCATCGCGGTTAAGAAGGAGGCCCTCACCGGCAGCGGCCTT is a window of Desulfarculaceae bacterium DNA encoding:
- a CDS encoding pilus assembly protein, coding for MSIVRKLRRSERGSVAVEFALFLPVFLLLIFAVVELGSAWYAKQIMVNASRDGARMASLLNPGDITNTDVETHVQTLLTTSGFPGAASVTATGADGGAGDLVTVQVDSTYQLPVLGALAPGSLSSVNLSATTVMRHE
- a CDS encoding type II and III secretion system protein family protein — encoded protein: MPAPVRAINLFLAMLLALGLAASSAPAAEVRREVIRLGHSRLLKLPIPAGRVSVGRSEVADVVMVTPRQLYLNARQVGSTNVSLWDQKDRLMEVFEVQVIRDLTTLKEQLYKVLPGEPVEVRGLGASVVLSGQVSSDEAKKRAEALAEAYAPKKTASLIEIGGNQQVQILVRFAEVSRKVTKRMNINLSIVNPLTGDFLFTMMGALIKPSSTSGSSLTLSDRVNAMGGFHTGQTKISGFLDILKENGLAKILAEPNLVASSGQKAEFLAGGEFPIPVPQRENITITFKKYGVQLNFVPEIRPGRRIRMTVAPEVSELDFTTAVVVQGYTVPGLTTRRAKTQLEMADGQSFAMAGLFRNDITQSVAKFPVLGDLPILGALFRSTEFQKKKTELLIIVTPRIVQPGQERVGPAPAAHFTEPDDFSLFMLGKMAVPSPARATGPPVSPKELEGHFGHDLAW
- the cpaB gene encoding Flp pilus assembly protein CpaB, which produces MNRKAPLIFLALALMLAGAAAWGAHKWINAQARAGDGAKKLQLAPVIVAARVLPAGQSLASGDLTIINWPVGALPKGRFTSAKAVVGRVTKGPMVKGEPILAAKLAPKGAAGGLSAVVPPGYRAMTVRVDEVIGVGGFVQPGDRVDVLVTLSGGRFNNDPIARTTLEDINVLTVGEKVQRDSKLRGRTNKVKVVTLQLKPEQAERLALSSNQGKVVLALRNQTDHDPNPGNGVTLSRLVPLAGAKAPAAKDGKEQPQGTVIEVLKGIKLSRQIL